DNA sequence from the Bubalus bubalis isolate 160015118507 breed Murrah chromosome 24, NDDB_SH_1, whole genome shotgun sequence genome:
GGCAGCACTGAGACCACATACCCCCGGAGATGCCCGGGTCCCCAGTGTTCCCATGGGTGCCCGGCCCACACTCTCAGTGCTGGAATTCTCCTTTGTCCTGGCTCTGGAGCCTCCATGGGCGTCAGTAACTGTGAGCCCTCAGGGTCTGGGAGAGACGTCAGGAGGGTCGTCAGCCCAGGCGCTGGGCTCCAGGCTGGAGAGCAGCCCTTGGTCCCTGGGGGTGGCCGGTACCCAGAAGAGCAGGGCCGGGCCTCACCACCCCACCTCCAATTAAGGACCCACTGGGGCAGCAGCCGGCCAGCGCCTCTCAGtcgtctccctcctccctgcccaccgAGTGTCCCTCCCAACGGGACCCACCTGGGCCGGGGGCTCTGGGCTCTCGCTTCTTCCCCTGCCcgggcccccgcccccaccccctgctggaGGAGGCTGAGTTGAACTGGCCCCGGTCCCTGGCCCCCACGGGTAGAGGACCGACCTGGCCGCAGCACACAGCCCTGTGCCCACTTCCTGTTTGAGGGGGATAAATGGGGCCCTGGGGGAACCAGGGGCAGAGACGTGGAAGCAGCTTGGAGGAGGCCACCCTCCTGTCCAGACCAGCCGGAGCCTCAGGCCGCCCTTCCCGAAGTTGGTGCTGGGGGTCCAGCTGCCCCTCAAGACCGCCTGCAGATGCTGTGGCTTCTGGTCATGACCCTCCCCTGCCTGGGGCACTCCGTGCCCGTGACCCCCGGTGAGTTCACACCCCACGCAGTGCCCTGAGGATCCCAGGACCCATTTCTGCACCCAGGGTTAGCCCATCTGGGGGGCAGGGGCCTCCCCCCTTCTGAACAGCTTTGCCTGGGAAGGTCATTGTCTGGGTCCCTGATGGCTCCTTACCTTGCTTCCCCAGGCCCCGGCTCAGGACGTGAGCTGGTAGGCATTGTTGGGGGGTGCGATGTCTCGGCCAGGAGCTACCTGTGGCAGGTGAGCCTGAGGTTCTACAATAGGATAGCTGGCCTATGGATACACTTTTGTGGGGGTTCCCTCATTCACCCCCAGTGGGTACTGACTGCTGCCCACTGTGTTAAGCCGTGAGTATTCTGTGTCCCTGTCCCTGTGGCTGGCTGCAAGGAGGGTGGGAAGCAGAGGGGGCTGTGGGAGGTGTGTGTGGGTGTCCAGGGGCCCCTCCCCAGCTCtgggggtccccagcctcctctgAGTGGCTCCCGGTCCCTTTCCCCAGGAAAAGCCGGAAGGCTTCTACCATCAGGGTCCAAGTTGGGCAGCTGAGACTCTATGACCATGACAAGCTGAGCAAAGTGTCCAAGATTGTCCAACACCCCGATTACGACCAAATCCTGTCTGCTAAGGGTGGGTCGGACATCGCCCTGCTGAGGCTGGAGGCCCCTGTGAGCCTCTCCTCTCACGTCCAGGTGGTCTCTCTCCCGCCTGCCTCACTGACGGTCCCCAAGAGGAAGATGTGCTGGGTGTCCGGCTGGGGCAGAGTCACGGTTCACTGTAGGTTTGGGGAGACTTGAGGCGAAGGATGAGGAACTGGGGAGGCCGGGTCTTCAGGGAAAGCAGCTCACTCTGCAGACCTTTGGACCCCAGGGAGGGGTATTCTGCATAGTTCTGGACGGGAACCTTTTGGAACAACCTCAGGGGTAGGCCACTAACTCTGGGTTCTGGTCAGACTCTGCCCCAGCCGTCCTGGGCTCTGACCCCCTCAGCCTGAGCACACAAGGAGGTCATCAGGTCATGGGGAGGAGGTCTGGGTCACTGAGCATGGGCGACCCGCCAAGGTCAGGGTTCCTCCATGCTGCAGGGGGATGGGCACCTAGACGTTTGAGAATCATGTGATCAGACCCCAAATTCATGGCTGTGGGGACACTGAGTCCAAGGTCGGGGCGCTGGGTCTGGATCCCAGGGTCGGGCTGGCAGTGGGTCCCCAGGCCCCCCGCAGACTGAGGGGAGCCCCTCCCCAGCATGGAGCTCACCCAGCCTCTCCCTGCAgcgcccctgcccccaccctaccAGCTGCAGGAGGTGGAGGTGCCCATTGTGGGGAACCAGGTTTGTAACCAACACTATCAGAAAGTTGAAAACACCACCAAGCCAATCAAGGACGACATGCTGTGTGCCGGGAGCAAGGGCCAGGATTCCTGCAAGGTGGGACCCCAGACTCACCCTCTAATCTGTCCCCCCAACCCCTGAGCAGGGGACCCGCCAGCCCCACTGCCTAGGGGCATGGGAAGTGCTTACTGAGTGGTGTTTTCCCACAGGGTGACTCCGGGGGGGCCCTGGTGTGCCTCTGGAAATGCTCCTGGGTCCAGGTGGGAGTTGTCAGCTGGGGCCACAAGTGTGCACTCCCCGACTTCCCTGGGGTATACACCCGGGTGACCA
Encoded proteins:
- the LOC102414822 gene encoding mastin, with amino-acid sequence MLWLLVMTLPCLGHSVPVTPGPGSGRELVGIVGGCDVSARSYLWQVSLRFYNRIAGLWIHFCGGSLIHPQWVLTAAHCVKPKSRKASTIRVQVGQLRLYDHDKLSKVSKIVQHPDYDQILSAKGGSDIALLRLEAPVSLSSHVQVVSLPPASLTVPKRKMCWVSGWGRVTVHSPLPPPYQLQEVEVPIVGNQVCNQHYQKVENTTKPIKDDMLCAGSKGQDSCKGDSGGALVCLWKCSWVQVGVVSWGHKCALPDFPGVYTRVTSYMSWIRQYVPLSPGP